CGCCGACGGCCATGCCGTTCACGCCTCCGCGCCTTCGGCATGACGCTCGCGGTAGCGCGCCAGCAGAAAGTCGGCCAGGGCGCGCACCGGGCTGCGTTCGTCCGCCTCTCCGCTATGCAGCAGCACCAGCCCGCCCAGCTCCATCGCGTCCAGCAAGGGCTTCCAACGCGCCGGATTATTGCTCATATCCGCCCAGTAGATATCGCAGAAGGTCGACCAGCGCAAGGGCTGCAGGCGCATCCACGCCACCAGTTCCTCGGTCGGCATCACCCTAGGCAGCCAATGCCCAGCCGCAAGCGCCGAGCGCGGCAAACCGCGCGGCCACTTGCCGTCTACCAGGAAAGCGCCTGCCGGCGGCTTTCTGCACCCCTCTACCCGTTCCAAGCGTATTTCGATTGCCATGATCATTCACTCCTGTCCTGTGTTCGCACGCGCAAATCAGCCCCTCCGGCGCCTATCGCCTAATTTAGCTTTTAATTAAAATATCGCAGTGCGATATATGACGGCAAAAAAATTTATCCCTGCGCGGCGGATGGGTGACATCCGCCGCGCCGCCTTCCCGCTCCCGCTACATCGCGGCGCGGAAGATCGCGCAGACATCCTCATGGCTGCCCTTGCGCGGATTGGTGAAACCGCAGGCATCCTTCAGCGCGTTGTCCGCCAGCGTCGGGATATCCGCCTCCTTGACGCCCAGCTCCCTCAAGCCTGCCGGAATGCCGACATCCGCCGCCAGGCGCTTGATCGCCGCGATGGCCGCCTGGGCGCTGCGTGTCTTCTCGCCCAGCGCGATGGCCACGTCGCCCAGCCGCTCTCCGGCCGAGGCTGCGTTGAAGGCCTGCACATGCGGCAGCAGCACCGCGTTGCACACGCCGTGCGGCAGGTCGTAGAAGCCGCCCAGCTGGTGCGCCATCGCGTGCACATAGCCCAGCGAGGCGTTGTTGAAGGCCATGCCGGCCAGGAACTGGGCGTAAGCCATTTGCTCGCGCGCTTCCATGTCCTTGCCGTCCTTCACCGCGCGGCGCAGGAAGCCGGCGATCAGTTCCACCGCCTTCAAGGCGCAGGCGTCGGTGATGGGGGTGGCGATAGTGGACACATAGGCTTCCACCGCGTGGGTCAGCGCGTCCATGCCGGTGGCGGCGGTCAGCGAGGCCGGCATGCCGGCCATGGTTTCCGGATCGTTGACCGACAGGATGGGCGTGGTGTGCTTGTCGACGATGGCCATCTTGATATGGCGCGACTCGTCGGTGATGATGCAGAAGCGGGTCATTTCGGACGCGGTGCCTGCGGTGGTGTTGATCGCCACCAGCGGCAGCTGCGGCTTGGCCGACTTGTCCACGCCCTCGTAGTCCTGGATCTTGCCGCCGTTCACCGCCACCAGCGCGATGCCTTTGGCGCAGTCGTGCGGCGAGCCGCCGCCCAGCGACACCACCACGTCGCACTGCTTTTCCTTGAGCAGCGCCAGACCGGCGTTGACATTGGCGCAGCTGGGATTGGGATGGACGCCGTCGAAGATCACCGGTTCGATGTCGGCCTTGCCCAGCATGTCGGCCACCTTGGCGGCCAGGCCGGCCTTGACCAGGCCCTGGTCGGTGACGATCAGCGCGCGGCGGAAACCGTGGCCGCGCATCGCGTCGACGGCCTGTTGCAGACAGCCCGCGCCCATCAGGTTCAGCGAGGGGATGAAGAAAGCGCTTGTGCTCATATCCGTCTCCAGTCGGTGGATTCCCATTGAACACAGTCTGCCGCCTTCTCCTCCTCCCGTCAACTTTGCCTCAAGTCAATAAATGCCGGCCAAGCGGCAAACGCATGGCATGGCGCTCAATGCAGCAGCCCGGCGTTGTCCCGCAGCCACTGGCTGGCCAGCTCGCCGAAGCCGTCCCACATGATCTGCACGCCCAGGCACAGCAGAATGAAGGCGGACAGCCGCAGGAACACCACGGAGCCGGTCTGGCCCAGATAGCGCAGCAGCTTGTCGGCGTTGGCGTAGCACAGGTAGACCAGGGTGCTGCCCACCAGCACCGCCGATAGTCCGGCGATCGGGCTGATCACGAAGCGCACCAGCCCCTTGCCGCTGCCGGTCAGCGTGGCGCCGATGGTGATGGCCACCGACACCGAGCCCGGCCCCACGGTCAGCGGAAAGGTCAACGGATAGAAGGCGCGCTGCTTGAGCTCGGCCTGGCTGTCCACCCTGGCCTGCTCGGCGGACGGCTGGCTGGACTCGGCCGGCGTGTCGTTCAGCATGCGCCAGGCGGCGAAGGTGATCAGCAAGCCGCCGGACATCTGCACCACCGGCAGCGACACGCCGAAGAAGGACAGCACGTAGCCGCCGACGAACATGCTGCCCACCAGCAGCAGCGCGCAATAGATCGCGATGCGCCGCGCCAGGTAGCGCCGCTGCTGCGGCGTGTTGCGTGCCGTCATCGAGATGAAGATGGGCACCAGGCCGGGCGGATTCATGATCGGCAACAGCGCCGCCATCACGAACAAAAACTTGGTAATGAAGGTGGACAGCAACTGCATACGGCACCCCGCCTGGAAGGTTTAAAATGTTGTCAGGATAGCGGATGAAACCATAAAAAAAGCCCGCTTGCCAGCGGGCTTGGTCAACCATTTTTCCAGCCCGCTCAGGCCTGGGCGGCGGCGGGCTTGCCGCCGCGATTTTCCTCTCGCTGCATCAAGGCGTTGCGATGCGCCTCCGCCAGTTCCACCTTTTCCAAGGGCACCATGCGGGTATTGTGCTTGACGCGGTAGCCCCACCACAGCGCCAGGAACAGCGGAATGCCCAGATAGGTGGCGATGACGCCGTTCCAATCCACCTTGGCGGCGGTGAAGGCGGTGTAGTTCTGGCCCAGCATGATCAGCAGGCACAGCGCGAAGGCGAACAGCGGGCCCAGCGGGAACCATTTGGCCTTGTACGGCAGGTCGTCCAGGCTGTAGCCCTGCTTCACGTAGGCGCGGCGGAAGCGGTAATGGCTGATCGCCACGCCCAGCCAGGCGATGAAGCCGGTCATGCCGGACGAGTTCAACAGCCACATGTAGACAGCGTTGCTCTGGAACAACGACGTCAGGAAGCACAGGCAGGCCACCAGCGTGGTGGCGTACAGCGCGTTGCGCGGCACGCCGTTGTCGGTCAGCTTGCCGAAAACCTTGGGCGCCATGCCGTTCTTGGCCATCGCGTACAGCATGCGGGTGGACGCGTACATGCCGGAGTTGCCGGCCGACAGGATGGCGGACAGGATCACCGCGTTCATCAGACTGGCGGCGAAAGCGAGGCCGGCGCGGTTGAACACCAGCGTGAACGGGCTGGCGCCGACATCCTTCATGTCGTTCTTCAGCAGCGACGGATCGTTGTGCGGCAGGATCAGACCGATGATCAGGATGGACAGCATGTAGAACATCAGGATGCGCCAGAAGATCTGGCGCACGGCGCGCGGAATGGTGCGGCCGGGGTTGGCCGACTCGCCCGCGGCGACGCCGATCAGCTCGGTGCCCTGGAAGGAGAAGCCCACCACCATGGCCACGCCGACGAAGGCCGCCAGGCCGCCGACGAAGGGCCCCTCGCCCTGCATCATCACTTGCAGACCCGGCGCGATGCGGCTCGGGTTCGGCTCGGTCATGATGCCCAGAATCATCAGGAAGCCGATGACGATGAAGGCGATGATGGTGGCCACCTTCAGCATCGAGCACCAGAACTCGGCCTCGCCGAAGCCCTTCACCGAGAAATAGTTGAGCGCGAAGATGATGGCCAGGAAGCCCCCGCTCCACACCACGCCCGGTATCCCGGGATACCAGTAGTTCATGATGATGGCGGCCGCGGCCAGTTCCACCGCGACGGTGATCGCCCAGTTGTACCAGTAGTTCCAGCCCTGCGCGAAGCCGAAGGCCGGATCGACGAAACGCGAGCCGTAGGCCTGGAAGGAGCCGGACACCGGCATGAAGGCGGCCATTTCGCCCAGGCTGGTCATCAGGAAGTACACCATCAGGCCGACCAGCGCGTAGGCCAGCAGCGCGCCGCCGGCGCCCGCGCCCGAGATGGTGGCGCCGGACGCCAGGAACAGGCCGGTGCCGATCGAGCCGCCGATGGCGATCATCGACAGGTGTCGAGCCTGCAGCGAGCGCCGCAGCTCCGGCGCGTCTTGTTTCTTGCTCATATCCAACTCACTCTGTTGTTCTGCCGCGCGGGCCTGAGCCGGCGCCGCCCGGGCGGTTCGCCGGGCTCGGGACAATCAAAGCGGCAAAGAATGACATCGATCGCCGGCATTGCCTAGTCCGGATTAGGCGATTTGCGCAAAAAACGAAGATGTCATGTTCGGAAATGAAAGTAAAAGCCAGCACAGGCAAGGCGAAGCCGCCGCAGCGGCCTCCCGCGCCTGATCGGCAATGTCATGAGGCCGACACGCTACAGTTCGATGCGCGCGCCCAGCTCCACCACCCGGTTGGGCGGCAGGCCGAAATACAGCGTCGCGCTGCGCTCGTTCTGCCTGAGAAAGGCGAAGACGCCCACCAGCCAGCGCTTCAAGCCGCCGCTGCCCGGCGCGGCCACCAGCGTCTGCCGCCCCAGATAGTAGCTGGTGCTCAACGGCTCCAGCGGCGGCAAACCCAGCGCCTCCGCCGCCCGCGCCATCGCCTCCGGCACGTCCGGCTCTTCCATATAGCCGTAGCGCGCCGTCACCCTGGCCATGCCTTGCCCCAGCCACTGCGCCGACACCCGCTCGCCCGCCGCGCGCGGCACGTCCAGCATCTGCAGCGTCAGCAGGATCGCGGTTTCGTGCAGTGCCTGGTTGTGCTTCAGGTGGTGCAGCAGCACCAGCGGCGTGCCGTCCGCGCGCTCGGACAGGAACACGCCGACGCCTGGAATCCGCGCCACCGGATTCATGCCCAGGCTGGAGAGCAGCGCCTCCAGCGGCAGCTGGCGGCCGCGGCTTTCCCTCATCTGCAAGCGCCGTCCGCCGAACCAGCATCCCATCACGCAGAATACCGCCAGGCCCAGCAGCAGCGGCAGCCAGCCGCCGTCGAGAAACTTGAGCGCATTGGCCAGCCAGAACGCCAGGTCGATCGCGAACAAGCTGCCCGCCACCAGCGCCACCGCCCACCACGGCCAATGCCAACGGCGGCGCGCCAGCACCGCGAACAGCACAGTGGTGATGGCCATGGTGGTGGAGACCGCCAGGCCGAAAGCGGCTGCCAGCTTGCCCGACTCGCGAAAGCCCAGCACCACCGCGATCGTGGCCAGCATCAGCGTCCAGTTCAGCAGCGGCAGGTAGATCTGCCCCTTGTGGCTGCCCGAGGTATGCAGCACCTTGACCCGGGGAAAGAAACCCAGCTGCGCCGACTGGTGGGTCAGCGAGAACACCGCCGTGATCAATGCCTGCGAGGCGACGATAGTGGCCAGCGTGGACAGCGCCACCATCGGTAACAGCCCCCACTCCGGCACCATCGAATAGAAAGGCCTGCCGGACAGCTGCGGATGCGCGAGCAGCAAGGCGCCCTGCCCCAGATAGCTCAGAATCAGCGCCGGCAGCGCCAGGCCGTACCAGGCCAGCCGTATCGGCCGCGCGCCGAAGTGGCCCATGTCGGCGTACAGCGCCTCCGCGCCGGTCAGGCACAGCACCACCGCGCCCAGCGAGACAAAGCCGGCGAAACCGTTGCGCTGGAAATAGGCGATGCCGTGCCAGGGGTTGACCGCCTGCAGGATGGCCGGGTTCCGCCACAGCTGGGCCAGTCCCAGCGCGGCGATCGCCACGAACCACGCCGCCAGTATCGGGCCGAAGGCCGCGCCGACCCGGCCGGAACCGAAAGGCTGGATCATGAACAGCATGGCCAGAATGACGACGGTGGCGGGCACCACGTAGGCCGCCAAAGCCGGGGTCGCCACCTGCAGCCCCTCCATCGCGCTCAACACCGATACCGCCGGCGTGATCACGCCGTCGCCGTACAGCATCGCCGCGCCGGCCAGGCCCAGCAGCACCCAGCCGACGGCGACGCGGCGGCCATCCCCGCTTCGCCCGCCGGTGATCTGGGCCAACAACGCCAGGATGCCGCCCTCGCCCTTGTTGTCGGCCCGCATCAGCACCATCACGTATTTGACGCTGACCATCAGGATCAGCGACCACAGGAACAGCGACACCACCCCGACCACATTGTCCGGCGTCGGCCTCACGCCGTGATCGCCGTTGAAGGCCTCCTGCAGCGCGTACAGCGGGCTGGTGCCCAGGTCGCCGTACACCACGCCCAGCGCGGCCAGGACCAGCATCGCCATCGATTGCTGCCCGCGTTCTCGATCCGACGCCGATATCGCCATGCTTCTGTATCCCGCAGACATCCCTGCTCCTTATGGTTTCTCGTCCAAATAATTGACGCTTCGCCAGGCATGCTAGGTGCTGGGAAATAAAATGCGGATAGAGATCCGGCCGGCCTTGTGTAAATAAATGGTAAAAACGCCGCCTCCCACGCGCGAGTGCCGGCGCCACAGGAAAGCCATCCGCGCCAAAGCCTTACGGCATCGGCTTTCCGCTCCTTTTTAACATAAAAATCAAACACTCTTTTTTCATTAACATTTCACAACACAAAGCCATTTCCCGCTCAAACCAAGCTAATACAATGCGTTCACTCTTAAGCATGCGTAGTCAGCACTAAATCGCTGTTTTTCCGCATCGCCGCAGCACAAAGCATGTAAAAATGTCATGCTTTGCCACACAACAACAACCAGCAGCCCGGAGCTCTCCGCATGTCGACCGCCGCGCCAGTCAAATCCAAACGCCTGCCCTTGATACTCATCCTGCTTGCCGCGCTGGGCGGCGGCTGGTGGTGGCACCAGCATAGCCAGAGTGCCAAGGAAGCCGCGGCCAGGAACAAGGGCGCCGCGCCGATGGCGGTGGGCGTGGCGGCCGTGCAGGCCATGGACGCGCCGCTGCAGCTGAACGCGCTGGGCACCGTCACCTCCGCCTATACCGTGACCGTGCGCAGCCGCGTCGACGGACAATTGGAAAAGGTTCATTTCACCGAAGGCCAACAGGTCAAGCAAGGCCAGTTGCTGGCTGAGCTGGACGCCCGCTCCTACCAGGCCGCGCTGACTCAGGCCGAAGGCCAGCTGCTGCGCGACCAGGCGCTGCTGGAGAACGCCAGGCTGGACCTGGCCCGCTACCAGCAGCTGGCCAGCCAGAACTCCATCGCCAAGCAACAGGTCGACACCCAGCAGGCGCTGGTGCGCCAGTACCAGGGCACGGTCAAGGTCGACCAGGGCGCCGTCGCAGCCGCCCGCGTCAACGTCGACTACACCCGCGTCACGGCGCCGATCTCCGGCCGCGTCGGCCTGCGCCAGGTGGACCCGGGCAACATCGTCCATGCCAGCGACGCCAACGGCCTGGTCACCATCACCCAGACGCAGCCGATCAACGTCACCTTCGCGATCCCCGAGGTCAGCCTGAGCCCGGTGCTGCAGGCCGCGCGCGACAACAAGACGCTCAAGGTGGAAGCCTGGGACCGCGACAACCGCCACAAACTGGCCGACGGCAAGCTGCTGGCGCTGGACAACCAGTTGAACACCAGCACCGGCACCATCAATATCAAGGCGACATTCGCCAATGAGCAGCAGCAGCTGTTCCCCAACCAGTTCGTCAACGTCAACCTGCAGCTGGGCGTGCGCAAGGACGCGGTGGTAGTCCCCACCGCCGCGGTGCAGCTGGGCAAGATGGGCAACTACGTCTACACCGTCGGCGCAGATTCCATGGTCAGCATCGCCAAGGTCAAGACCGGCCCGGTGTCCGGCGGCAACACCATCATCGAGGAAGGCTTGCGACCGGGCCAGCAGGTGGTGATAGACGGCGTGGACAAGCTGCGCGACGGCGCCAAGGTCAAAGTGATAGACCGCGCCGCCCAGGCGCGCGAAGCCGCCTCGGCCGCCGCAGGCGAAGCCAAGGGGCACAAGCCGCGCGGCGGCAAGCAGCACGCCTCGGCGGCCCATTAAGCGGAAGGACACAGCATGAATCCCTCCCGTCCGTTCATTATGCGGCCGGTGGCCACCACCTTGCTGATGGTGGCCATCCTGCTGACCGGCCTGGTGGCCTGGCGGATGCTGCCGGTATCGGCGCTGCCGGAAGTCGATTACCCGACCATCCAGGTGGTGACGCTCTACCCCGGCGCCAGTCCCGACGTGATGACCTCGTCGGTCACCGCCCCGCTGGAGCGCCAGTTCGGCCAGATGCCGGGCCTGTCGCAGATGTCGTCGTCCAGCTCCGGCGGCGCCTCGGTGATCACGCTGCAGTTCAGCCTGGACCTGACGCTGGACGTCGCTGAGCAGGAAGTGCAGGCGGCGATCAACGCCGCCGGCAACCTGCTGCCGTCCGACCTGCCCAGCCCGCCGGTCTACAACAAGGTCAACCCGGCCGATACGCCCATCCTGACCATCGCCGTCAGTTCGCCCACCATGCCGCTGACCAAGCTTGAGGACATGGTGGACACCCGTCTGGCGCAAAAGCTGTCGCAGGTGCAGGGTGTCGGCCTAGTCAGCATCAGCGGCGGCCAGCGCCCGGCCGTGCGCATCCAGAGCAATCCCAAGGCGCTGGCCTCGCGCGGGCTGACGCTGGAGGACATCCGCACCGCCATCGCCAGCGCCAACGTCAACCAGGCCAAGGGCAGCTTCGACGGCCCGAGCCAGGCCTCCACCGTGGACGGCAACGACCAGCTGCAGTCCGCGGACGAGTACAAGAACGTCATCATCGCCTACCAGAACGGCGCGCCGGTCTACCTCAGGGACGTGGCCAAGGTGGTGGAATCGGCCGAGAACACCCGGCTGGCCGCCTGGTCCGGCACCACGCCGTCCATCATACTCAACGTTCAGCGTCAGCCCGGCGCCAACGTGATCCAGGTGACCAACCGCATCAAGTCGCTGCTGCCGCAGTTGCAGGGCACGCTGCCCGGCTCGGTGGACGTGCACGTGCTGAGCGACCGCACCGTGACCATCCGCGCCTCGGTGGAGGACGTGGAGTTCGAGCTGATGCTGGCCATCGCGCTGGTGGTGATGGTGATCTTCGTCTTCCTGCGCAACGTGCCGGCCACCATCATTCCGGCGGTGGCGGTGCCGCTGTCGCTGGTGGGCACCTTCGGCGTGATGTACCTGACCGGCTTTTCCATCAACAACCTGACGTTGATGGCGCTGACCATCGCCACCGGCTTCGTCGTCGACGACGCCATCGTGATGATAGAGAACATCGCCCGCTACATCGAGGAAGGCGACAAGCCGCTGGAGGCGGCGCTGAAGGGCTCCAAACAGATCGGCTTCACCATCATCTCGCTGACCATCTCGCTGATCGCGGTGCTGATCCCGCTGCTGTTCATGGGCGACGTGGTGGGCCGGCTGTTCCGCGAATTCGCCATCACGCTGGCGGTGTCCATCCTGATCTCCGCCTTCATCTCGCTGACGCTGACGCCGATGATGTGCGCGCGGTTGCTCAAGCACGTGCCAGAGGAAAAGCAGGGCCGCTTCTACCACGCCAGCGGCAAGTTCTTCGACGACATCATCGCCGGCTACGGCAAGATGCTGGCCTGGGTGCTGGACAGGCAGAAGACCACCCTGCTGGTGGCGGTCGGCACCGTGGCGCTGACCGCGGCGCTGTATGTCTGGGTGCCCAAGGGCTTCTTCCCGCTGCAGGACACCGGCGCGATACAAGGCATCAGCGAGGCGTCGCAGTCCATCTCCTTCAGCGCGATGGCCGACCGTCAGGAAAAATTGGCCGAGGCGCTGCTGAAAGACCCGGCGGTGGACAGCCTGTCTTCCTTCATCGGCGTCGACGGCACCAACGCCACGCTGAACAGCGGCCGCCTGCTGATCAACCTCAAGCCCAAGGGAGAGCGCGACGACATCCGCACCGTGCTCGCGCGGCTGCAGCAGCGCGCCGGCGACGTGCCGGGCATGTCGCTGTACCTGCAGGCGGTGCAGGACCTGACCATCGACGCCCGCGTCAGCCGCACCCAATACCAGTTCACGCTGCAGGCCACCAGCCAGGACGATCTGTCGACCTGGGTGCCCAAGCTGGTGCGCCGGCTGCAGCAAGAGCCAGCGCTGGCCGACGTCGCCAGCGACCTGCAGGACAAGGGCCTGCAAGCCTACGTCAACATCAACCGCGACGTCGCCTCCCGCCTGGGCGTCACCACCGCCGCGATCGACAACGCGCTGTACGACGCCTTCGGCCAGCGGCTGATCTCCACCATCTTCACCCAGACCAACCAGTACCGCGTGGTGCTGGAGGTGGACAAGGACCACCAGCGCGATCCGCTGTCGCTGAAGGGCATCTACGTGCCCACCGCCAGCGGCGGACCGGTGCCGCTGAACGCGGTGGCCAGCATAGAGGAGCGTCCGACCTCGCTGGCGATCAACCACCTGGGCCAATTCCCCACCGCCACCATTTCCTTCAACCTGAAAGCTGGCGCGTCGCTGGGCGAGGCGGTGGACGCCATCCGCCAGGCCGAAGCCGAGCTGGGCCTGCCGGCCAGCATGGACACCAAGTTCCAGGGCGCGGCCATGGCCTTCCAGGCGTCGCTGTCCAACACGCTGTGGCTGATCCTGGCCGCCATCGTCACCATGTACATCGTGCTGGGCGTGCTGTACGAGAGCTATATCCATCCGATCACGATTCTCTCCACCCTGCCCTCGGCCGGCATCGGCGCGCTGCTGGCGCTGATGGTGTCCGGCACCGACCTGTCGGTGATCGCCATCATCGGCATCATCCTCCTGATCGGCATCGTGAAGAAGAACGCCATCATGATGATAGACTTCGCGCTGGAGGCCGAGCGCGAACAGGGCATGGCGCCGCGCGAAGCCATCTACCAGGCCTGTCTGCTGCGCTTCCGCCCCATCCTGATGACCACGATGGCGGCGCTCTTGGGCGCGCTGCCGCTGATGATGGGCGGCGGCATGGGCTCGGAGCTGCGCCAGCCGCTGGGCATCACCATGGTGGGCGGCCTGATGGTCAGCCAGGTGCTGACGCTGTTCACCACCCCGGTGATCTACCTGGCCTTCGACCGGCTGGCGCGGCGCTTCGGCCGCAAGGACAAGCCCGAGCTTGCGGAAGAGGTGGACGCATGATTCCGTCCGCCCCCTTCATCCGCCGCCCGGTGGCCACCACGCTGCTGACGCTGGCCATCCTGCTGGCCGGCGCCATCGCCTTCAAGCTGCTGCCGGTGTCGCCGCTGCCGCAGGTGGACTTCCCCACCATCTCGGTGTCGGCCAAGCTGCCCGGCGCCAGCCCGGAAACGATGGCGGCCACGGTGGCCACGCCGCTGGAGCGCGCGCTGGGCCGCATCGCCGGCGTCACCGAGATGACGTCGACCAGCTCGCTGGGCTCCACCAACGTCACGCTGCAGTTCGACCTGGACCGCGACATCAACGGCGCCGCGCGCGACGTGCAGGCCGCCATCAACGCCGCCCGCTCGCTGCTGCCCACCGGCATGCCGTCCAACCCGACCTACCGCAAGGTGAACCCGGCCGACGCGCCCATCATGATCCTGGCGCTGACCTCGGACACCCTGAGCCGCGGCCAGATGTACGACGCGGCCGACTCCATCCTGGGGCAGAAACTGTCGCAGGTGGACGGCATCGGCAACGTGATCATCGGCGGCGGCGCGCAGCCGGCGGTGCGGGTGGAAATGAACCCGACGCAGCTGAACCATTACGGCATCGGCATGGAGACGGTGCGCGCCGCCATCACCAGCACCAACGCCAACCGGCCCAAGGGTTTCCTGGAAAACGACGAGCGCCACTGGCAGGTGCAGGCCAACGACCAGGCCGGCAAGGCCAGCGACTACCTGCCGCTGATCGTCAGCTACAAGAACGGCAGCGCGGTGCGCATCTCGGACGTGGCCGAGGTCAAGGATTCGGTGGTGGACCTGCGCAACGCCGGCATGCTGGGCAAGCAGCCGGCGGTGATGCTGATCCTGTTCCGCCAGCCCGGCGCCAACATCATCGAAACCGTCGATCGGGTGAAGGCGATGCTGCCGCAGTTGCAGGCGTCGATCCCGCCGTCGATCAAGATCAACCAGGTGATGGACCGCACGCCCACCATCCGCGCCTCGCTGTCCGAAGTAGAGCGCTCGCTGGCGATCTCGATCGCGCTGGTGATCCTGGTGGTGTTCCTGTTCCTGCGCAACGGCCGCGCCACCGCCATCCCGGCCATCACCGTGCCGGTGTCGCTGGTGGGCACCTTCGCCATCATGTACCTGGCCGGCTTTTCGCTGAACAACCTCAGCCTGATGGCGCTGACCATCGCCACCGGCTTCGTCGTGGACGACACCATCGTGGTGCTGGAGAACATCTCCCGCCATATCGAGAATGGCATGCAGCCGTTCCAGGCGGCGCTGCGCGGCGCGCGCGAGGTCGGCTTCACCGTGCTGTCGATGAGCATCTCGCTGATCGCGGTGTTCATTCCCATCCTGCTGATGGGCGGCATCATCGGCCGGCTGTTCCGCGAATTCGCGGTCACGCTGTCGGTGGCCATCATGGTGTCGCTGCTGGTGTCGCTGACCACCACGCCCATGCTGTGCGCGCGCTGGCTGAAGACGCACGACGCGCACAAGGCTCCGGGCAAGCTGTTCCAATGGAGCGAGCGCGCCTTCGACGCGATGCTGAACGGCTACCGCCGCTCGCTGTCCTGGGCGCTGCGCCACGGCCGGCTGATGATGGCCGTGCTCGGCGCCACCATCGCGCTGAACGTGTTCCTGTACACGGTGATTGCCAAGGGTTTCTTCCCGCAACAGGACACCGGCCGCCTGACCGGCATGATCAAGGCCGACCAGAGCATCTCCTTCCAGGCGATGCAGGGCAAGCTGCAGCGCTTCATCAACGTGGTCGGCGCCGATCCGGCGGTGGACAAGGTGGTGGGCTTCACCGGCGGCGGCCAGCGCAACAGCGCCAATATGTTCGTCAGCCTGAAGCCGCTGGCCGAACGCAAGGAAAACGCAGATCAGGTGATCGCCCGGCTGCGCAAGAAACTGTCCGGCGAGCCCGGCGCCCAGCTGTTCCTGCAATCGGTGCAGGACATCCGCATCGGCAGCCGCTCCAGCAACGCGCAATACCAGTACACGCTGCAGGGCGACGACCTGAACGAGCTGCGCGAATGGACGCCCAAGGTGCAGCTGGCGATGAGCAAGATTCCCTTCCTGGCCGACCTCAACAACGACCAGGAGGTGAAGGGCCTGCAAACCACGCTCGCCTTCGACCGCGCGGCGATGGCGCGGCTGGGGCTGACCCAGGCCCAGGTGGACTCGGTGCTGAACGACGCTTTCGGCCAGCGCCAGGTCTCCACCATCTACAATCCGCTCAACCAGTACCACGTGGTGCTGGAAGTGGCGCCGCAGTACTGGCAGGGCCCTGAAGGCCTGCGCGACATCTATCTGCAGACGCCGGGCGGCCAGCCGACGCCGCTGTCGGCCTTCGCCAGCTGGCAACCGACCCATGCCGCGCTGTCGGTCAACCACCAGAGCCAGTTCGCGGCCACCACCATCTCCTTCAACCTGCCGCCCGGCTACTCGCTGTCCGACGCCACCCAGGCGATAGACGCGGCCATCGCCGACATCGGCCTGCCCAGCGGCATCCAC
This genomic window from Chromobacterium violaceum ATCC 12472 contains:
- a CDS encoding DUF488 domain-containing protein, which codes for MAIEIRLERVEGCRKPPAGAFLVDGKWPRGLPRSALAAGHWLPRVMPTEELVAWMRLQPLRWSTFCDIYWADMSNNPARWKPLLDAMELGGLVLLHSGEADERSPVRALADFLLARYRERHAEGAEA
- the yiaY gene encoding L-threonine dehydrogenase is translated as MSTSAFFIPSLNLMGAGCLQQAVDAMRGHGFRRALIVTDQGLVKAGLAAKVADMLGKADIEPVIFDGVHPNPSCANVNAGLALLKEKQCDVVVSLGGGSPHDCAKGIALVAVNGGKIQDYEGVDKSAKPQLPLVAINTTAGTASEMTRFCIITDESRHIKMAIVDKHTTPILSVNDPETMAGMPASLTAATGMDALTHAVEAYVSTIATPITDACALKAVELIAGFLRRAVKDGKDMEAREQMAYAQFLAGMAFNNASLGYVHAMAHQLGGFYDLPHGVCNAVLLPHVQAFNAASAGERLGDVAIALGEKTRSAQAAIAAIKRLAADVGIPAGLRELGVKEADIPTLADNALKDACGFTNPRKGSHEDVCAIFRAAM
- a CDS encoding MarC family protein; the encoded protein is MQLLSTFITKFLFVMAALLPIMNPPGLVPIFISMTARNTPQQRRYLARRIAIYCALLLVGSMFVGGYVLSFFGVSLPVVQMSGGLLITFAAWRMLNDTPAESSQPSAEQARVDSQAELKQRAFYPLTFPLTVGPGSVSVAITIGATLTGSGKGLVRFVISPIAGLSAVLVGSTLVYLCYANADKLLRYLGQTGSVVFLRLSAFILLCLGVQIMWDGFGELASQWLRDNAGLLH
- a CDS encoding amino acid permease, with translation MSKKQDAPELRRSLQARHLSMIAIGGSIGTGLFLASGATISGAGAGGALLAYALVGLMVYFLMTSLGEMAAFMPVSGSFQAYGSRFVDPAFGFAQGWNYWYNWAITVAVELAAAAIIMNYWYPGIPGVVWSGGFLAIIFALNYFSVKGFGEAEFWCSMLKVATIIAFIVIGFLMILGIMTEPNPSRIAPGLQVMMQGEGPFVGGLAAFVGVAMVVGFSFQGTELIGVAAGESANPGRTIPRAVRQIFWRILMFYMLSILIIGLILPHNDPSLLKNDMKDVGASPFTLVFNRAGLAFAASLMNAVILSAILSAGNSGMYASTRMLYAMAKNGMAPKVFGKLTDNGVPRNALYATTLVACLCFLTSLFQSNAVYMWLLNSSGMTGFIAWLGVAISHYRFRRAYVKQGYSLDDLPYKAKWFPLGPLFAFALCLLIMLGQNYTAFTAAKVDWNGVIATYLGIPLFLALWWGYRVKHNTRMVPLEKVELAEAHRNALMQREENRGGKPAAAQA
- a CDS encoding potassium transporter Kup; the protein is MAMLVLAALGVVYGDLGTSPLYALQEAFNGDHGVRPTPDNVVGVVSLFLWSLILMVSVKYVMVLMRADNKGEGGILALLAQITGGRSGDGRRVAVGWVLLGLAGAAMLYGDGVITPAVSVLSAMEGLQVATPALAAYVVPATVVILAMLFMIQPFGSGRVGAAFGPILAAWFVAIAALGLAQLWRNPAILQAVNPWHGIAYFQRNGFAGFVSLGAVVLCLTGAEALYADMGHFGARPIRLAWYGLALPALILSYLGQGALLLAHPQLSGRPFYSMVPEWGLLPMVALSTLATIVASQALITAVFSLTHQSAQLGFFPRVKVLHTSGSHKGQIYLPLLNWTLMLATIAVVLGFRESGKLAAAFGLAVSTTMAITTVLFAVLARRRWHWPWWAVALVAGSLFAIDLAFWLANALKFLDGGWLPLLLGLAVFCVMGCWFGGRRLQMRESRGRQLPLEALLSSLGMNPVARIPGVGVFLSERADGTPLVLLHHLKHNQALHETAILLTLQMLDVPRAAGERVSAQWLGQGMARVTARYGYMEEPDVPEAMARAAEALGLPPLEPLSTSYYLGRQTLVAAPGSGGLKRWLVGVFAFLRQNERSATLYFGLPPNRVVELGARIEL